Below is a window of Paraburkholderia kururiensis DNA.
GCACGGCCCGCAACCACTCGGCCACCCACCTCATGCACAAGGCGCTGCGCGAAGTGCTGGGCGCGCACGTGCAGCAGAAGGGCTCGCTCGTGGACGCGGAGAAAACGCGCTTCGACTTCGCCCACAACGCGCCCATGACGGACGACGAAATCCGCCGCGTGGAAGACATCGTGAACGCCGAGGTGCTCGCGAACGCGCCCGGCGTGGTGCAGGTGATGCCCTACGACGAAGCCGTGAAGGGCGGGGCGATGGCGCTCTTCGGCGAGAAGTACGGCGACGAAGTGCGCGTGCTCGACCTCGGCTTCTCGCGCGAACTCTGCGGCGGCACGCACGTGCATCGCACGGGCGACATCGGCCTCTTCAAGATCGTGGTGGAAGGCGGCGTGGCGGCGGGCATCCGTCGCGTGGAAGCCATCACCGGCGACAACGCGGTGCGCTACGTGCAGGAACTCGACGCGCGCATCAATGCGGCTGCCGCGGCGCTCAAGGCGCAGCCGGCCGAACTCACGCAGCGCATCTCGCAGGTGCAGGACCAGGTGAAGTCGCTCGAGAAGGAACTGGCGGCGCTCAAGTCGAAGCTCGCGTCGAGCCAGGGCGACGAGCTGGCCGGCCAGGCCGTCGATGTGGCCGGCGTGCAGGTGCTCGCCGCGACGCTGGAAGGCGCGGACGTGAAGACGCTGCGCGAGACCGTCGACAAGCTCAAGGACAAGCTGAAGAGCGCGGCCATCGTGCTGGCGTCTGTGGAAGGCGGCAAGGTGAGCCTGATTGCGGGCGTCACGGCCGAGGCCAGCAAGAAGGTGAAGGCCGGCGAACTCGTCAACTTCGTGGCCCAGCAGGTGGGCGGCAAGGGCGGCGGCCGGCCCGACATGGCGCAGGCCGGCGGCACCGATCCGACCAACCTGCCTGCGGCGCTGGCGGGCGTGAAGGGTTGGATCGAGGCACAGCTTTAATCGCACGTGGCGGGCTACGGTAATGGCCCGATGAAATGAAAGCGCCGTCGCGGCGCAGCAGAGGGTAAGAGGGTAAAAGACAAGCGGGCCGCTCCTTAAGAAAAGGGAGCGGCCCGTTTCGTTTGTGGCGCGCGGCGTGGGGCACAACGAGAGCGGCGTGGCGGCCCAAGGCGGCCTTCCCGGGACGAATCTCAACCGAACCTCGCCCCACGCCGACGCCGCCCCACGACCGCCGCAATCGCACACTAAAATGGACGCTTTCCATCGCGCCGCCCGTCCTCCCGCCCCATGACCGACTACCGCTTCTGCCCCCGCTGCGCCACGCCGCTCGTCGAGCGAACCGATCCGGAACACGAGGGCGGCCGCGTGCGCCAGACCTGTCCGGACGAGGCCTGCGGCTATGTGCACTGGAACAATCCGCTGCCCGTGGTCGCTGCGATCGTCGAGTACGAAGGGCGCGTGCTGCTCGCGCGCAATGCCGCCTGGCCCGAGGGCACCTTCGCGCTCATCACGGGCTTTCTCGAAAACGGCGAAACGCCCGAAGAAGGTATTGCCCGCGAGGTGCGCGAGGAAACGGCCCTGCACGCGCAGAGCGTGGAACTGGTCGGCGTCTACGAGTTCATCCGCAAGAACGAACTGATCATCGCGTATCACGTGAAGGCGCATGGCACCATCGCGCTGTCGCCCGAACTTCTGGAGTATCGGCTCGTGGAGCCCGCGAAGCTGCGGCCGTGGCTGGCGGGCACGGGCCAGGCGCTCGCCGAATGGATGCGGCGACGCGGCCTGCCGTTCGAGTTCGTCGAGCGGCCGGGCCAATGACGGCGGCAGCCGCCTGTAGCGACGTACCAGCACCCCGTAACAACCGGGCAGTAGCGGCACATTCGTACCGGTAACGACGAAGCGGCACCCGGCAAGCCGCAGCCGTGGGCGGCGGCCCACAAGACGAAGCGGCCCGCGCACGACGCAGGCGACCCAACCAGGAGACATGGCATGGCGTACATCTACTACCTGACTCACATCCATCTCGGCTACGACGCGCTCGAACAGCTTCCGTCCGAATGCACGCGGGCCGGCATCACGCGACCGCTCGTCGTGACGGACAAAGGCGTCGCGGCCGCGGGTCTTGCCCAGC
It encodes the following:
- a CDS encoding NUDIX domain-containing protein, giving the protein MTDYRFCPRCATPLVERTDPEHEGGRVRQTCPDEACGYVHWNNPLPVVAAIVEYEGRVLLARNAAWPEGTFALITGFLENGETPEEGIAREVREETALHAQSVELVGVYEFIRKNELIIAYHVKAHGTIALSPELLEYRLVEPAKLRPWLAGTGQALAEWMRRRGLPFEFVERPGQ